The following nucleotide sequence is from Hylaeus volcanicus isolate JK05 chromosome 3, UHH_iyHylVolc1.0_haploid, whole genome shotgun sequence.
attttattacaacaGATGCGCTGATATGTGTATAAGTGTATACTACGAAAGATCGAGAGtggtaaatattgaaacataaaGATCAAAATTCCTATTCAAGGAAGGTGAAACGACTGAAATTCAatatcatatttaataaattagtatCTCGTTTTCGAACAGGAAACACAAGTCATATGCTTCGACTCCGATGTCACacttaaataacaaaagtttAGAGTGTTACTCGTTTGTATGAAATAGATAGTTTATCTTTCAATTGTgaccattattattattcgtatgGAGTCTCGTAAGTTGCCATTCATATTTAACtacgtatatacagggtgtcctgaCATCGGTGGTACAACCGAGATGGGGGTGAttctgcataaaaaaaaaacaaatcgaaaataaagaataaaattttttcatttgaggTTTCGTTCTAGGGAAAATCGGTTTTGAATCTTCAGCGAGTACGCGTACACGTAACTATGGTTTAGATGGATGGATCCTGATATAAGTCATATGTCACTTATAAGTAGTACTAATATCATTAGTATCACGATGATGCGCTGTATTACTCATTTCTATCTACAGATTTAGAGTatattcaaaatcgattttctcgagaacgaaacctcaaatgaaaacattttattccttattttcgatttgctttttcatgtagaatcaccgCCTTCTCGGTTGTACCACCgatgctgggacaccctgtataatacattCTATTTTCAGCGAAGTATTCTCATTTCATCGAtaacgaacgaaattaaaagaattcttgGACATCCAAAATACAGTAGaatatcgtttaattaaatggaTTGGGAGGAACATTGTTCGAGCAAGATAAactttttcattgaattttctgGGACAATTCTTGCACTACTATTACTAAATAAAGTTCTTCCTGCATGTAATCTAGCCAAAAAATGACttgaaaatagtaaataattgaaatataagaGTACGTTTTATCTATTGGGattctatttattcttaaGATAATGTCTAGTTTTGATTTCCTTTAAATTACTTTGTACGATTTCTTTTGCATTACTATTTGCATTACTACTCACTTTTCTCGTAAAACGGTGAgtttaatcaaagaaattagtccaattttatttgcataagttttacatattcttgcCAGTATAACAACATATCATAAAagttacttttaatgttacagttacaaaaattatttttggattCACTAATTATcagaacgaaatgaaaatcacgtgaatatactttaaaaatgcTTCCCTTCTAAGGTTTTAGTTTACAACGTACgacattctttaaaaaataaattttgaaataaatcttcGAGCGAACAGTGACACAAATATTCGATTCGTACGattaattcgttattaaaattaaaacataataaaagaTCTAGATCAGAACTtgacaaattgttttaaaaagggataaacaatacaaattttaaccTTCGTGGGCCAAGAAAGAGTTTTAGAAGTTATTAGAAGTACCTATAGAATTCTTTTGGTGAAACATAATTACTCTTCATTGGAGTTGCAATTCTCGTTCCGTATCACTCATATCGATTAGATATTCATACTGAATAAGACTGATTTGTGACAAATAACTGCTTCGCATCAATACTAGGTATTCtatgaatattgaaacaataatttcaatgGATTAGATAATGTTTGCCTAATGTGAAAACGTTCAAACATTCCCAGtctacataattaaaattaagacgAATGAATTCGTGTTTGAACttattttcactgaaaaaaatatggtaAAGCCATTGGTGATACACTACTGaagatataatataacaataatttttattttaaaactctTTCAGTGTATTCAATTTGTGCAGTAGTTTCTGTATATTAAACTTATTATTGAAAATCGATTTACCATTGAAGGATTGAATTATACTTTGTTACCGAGCGAGTAGACTGATTTGTGAAGAAATTTCATGTAGTTTACCTTTGAAAATGTCTTTCTATACAGGTAGGTAGTGCCAAATATTGTAACTAATTCGCGTAGAACCATCCACGATAATTTGTAAACGAATGAATATAACTGTGgcatattaacactttatctagtGGAAATCTATTCgtagatattttaattccGTAGTCTACATACCAGAATTTAGAAACTGTACTATTAGTTGTCTGCTTACAATAACCAATTTGGAGAAAGAGACAAAACTTTTGGTGTACATATAGTCGCGGACAATAGATTGACTCAAAAGAgaatagagaaaaagagataaaataaaagagaaaataatctacatatttatgaatacagTCGTCCTAATATTCTAtcgtaacattaaaaaatgaaaatatctctTCATAGAGCTTTTCAAATTGGACAAAAAACAATAATCGATTTTCGACAAAATCATTCATTTAAAGTCTTTTAAAAGTCTTTTCGGGTCAGTAGTTGAAATGTTAATAACCATCTATGAATATTGAAGTAGCAGTTCTATAATTCTGACGTgaagttcatttaaaaatcattcttaCTTCGCAAGTGATAGTTTGCCAATGTCTGATCTAGATAACCGACATTCTACTGTATTATCGGATTCATCGATTCATGATAAAATGAGGAACTCGGAGTAACGACGAAAGAGAACATTAATGGTTCTCTCGTCTCGGCGCAATTACGTATCCTCCCATAAAAGTATTACCTTTACTTTGCCCGCTCGAGGCGAATCGCAAGatttataaagaaagagaaacgcaTTCGTTGTACATATAGCTCGTATATAGGTCGTCttgtaattctatttattaactGATATATTACCGCAGTGACGTATCTTctgactgtatgtataatatattgtatgttaCATGCCTTCTGTCAATCTGTGATCACACTTTTAGGTATGATTGTTCAGTAGCGAGGCATTAGCGCGTGTTACAGTTATAAATTTTGCACAATCCTAACGACAGACAAATTTCCCTTCATTATAGTCAGTGTGGCTGTTCGTTACGTAATGATTACAAGATCCATTTTAAGTGATTAGACAAAAAGTCTGAggaaattacataaaaaggTTCTAACTTATTTTGGAAAAACTTAACATtgacgaaaaagaaaactgaataaattaatcgtgATTACTTAAAATTGTTTGGGAAGGGTAGCTTTTCcttcgttatttattcgtgaatGTAAATATTCGAAGAAATCTTGTAGAGATCtgttatgtaatttattcaatatcatTTGATGCGGTGATAATGAGGtcataatttaaacaatgtaAAACATAGAAGATGAGTTAAtggaaacaaacgaaattttttcagaagagagagaataaaaaattgaagtaggaaatgaatataaaactgaaaaatagaaaagataaTGCATCCAGAGTATCGTAAACTTGCTAACAATCCGAAAGTTTAAAAAGTAACACATTTCTGATGAGCAAAagttaaatacatatatacatgtttgacacatattaaataataatcaaataaatcattGCAATAATACAAAAGCTAAGCATTCACAAAGatccaataaaaattttaataaaaaaggcAATGCTACCTTCCccaattataattacaaatggTTCATCAACAAAAAAAGCTACAGAATTTAAACAACTTTAAACATTCCTAGCTCGAGTATTGCTAATACGACCTATTTTTGAGGGACTAAAAGATCGATTACcctacgaataataaattaactagGAAACTGAGACAGACAAGAGTCAGCGACTAAAAGCTcgcaagaaattaaattacctcTGTTGCTCGACGGTTAAATACCTTTTATCTTGGACGGGAATTTATTAACGTCACGATTAGACGAAAAACGAACGCCAATGTTTGTTCGGTGGCTGGAACCGCcctttcttttctattatttaaccGCCGCACTGTGGCAGTGAAATGTCTGGCGAGTCCGTGCAATTAAACCGACGCTTCTCGACAGCGTCGCGATGGAGAACGGAGACGCGGgatgcaatttaataataatatgttttcGTGGGGGTTTcgtgcaaaatttaaaactgGCGTTCGTACGACCAGCGCTACGGGAGAGTTTGCGAAAAGTTCGGCAAACGGATCGTTCGAATACGAGTACAAACCTTGGCTACGGATATTTCATCGGATGCATTCGCCATCTAAATTAGATGTCGAAGATTTAAAGGAACGGGGGAATAAGGAACGTCGATGATGATAATGCATGAGACATGGGACCAGGAAAAAGTTTGTTGTAACTACTTTTCCCGgctacttttttattatacacttttttcattcaacgACCGTTCCAATGATTCGTGAGTTTTGATGCTAGTCCGTCTATTGTCCGGTTATACGATTTTCCGTAAGCAAAGTCGATGAAGGATAGCGAACATTAAAGAGGAGACACGGGAGAACTTCCTCGGAAATGTCCTGTGCTTGTTCGttagaaaattttactttctgGTTAATCCGTGCAAGCAGCGAACgtaaattaaaactattaatgCTTTCTGCTTGGGTAGTAAAGGAAACTACTTGATTATAAGttacaacttttaatttacgGAAAAGTTTGTTTTAGAAGCCTCTGGGGCTGAAATGCAATGtagtaattgttttaaattatcttttataGAGGAGGGATTAATGTTAACGAACTCTCTGGAAGcggagaatttttttatataatattaattgtattatactaAACTTCTTATGAAGAGAcatataaaggaaaaaaaatgtatgttttgtataatattcgGTATAGAAactaattctgtgcctttctaaagtgaatttactatttacttataatatatttaccatttatttatttcttctctcAGTTACGCATTCAAAAGAccatatttaattgtaaaaacaaaatctcgAAGACAATCCAAGCCAATAAGTGTGTTTCATTAGTATGAAAGTTGGTAACAAGatgatgaaatataaaatgcgACATATGTATTTCTATTGAAACTGCCGCCGTAAATGATCAAATGAAAAtgcttgtaattaatttacaccTAATTTTACacctaattattttcaagcaCACTTATAATCTTTCAAAAGAACGACAATAGACGAAACTTTATGATTACTAGACTTTGtatataatagatatattattattatcatcagattgaaacttgcATTGTGTGTtttagatgaatttttaatggaaactaGATCGAGGACTTAGAAGGTTGATACTTTAACGTCACCAGAGAACAAgtaaacattattaataaactacagTTACAAAGGATTAAATGTAatggcacagaattaatttccataccTATTAcataacataataaattatttataaagagtaTAAAGAAATGagattgtaaatattctataaaacgaaaattgagTCATttggttatatgtatatataattctctttccttttctcAAAGAGTacaagtaattaatttattataaattgcaatatgtttctttataaataacttGCTTTCTAAAAGAGGATCTAATTCTAAGGAGtgaaaatgtttatgtttaatgCTTGGATAAAGTACCCAACACactaaattttcttcaaaaacgTGTCGAGTGCGATACAATGAGCAGAATTACGAAATATCATCGTTTCAAAAAGAGCACTTTATctaataaaaactataataaaataaacttttaatctACCAACAGAGAAAATGGCAATAGTGTAACCGGACAAGTAACTGTTTCTTTCAATTACAAGACTTGTAGCGGTCGTAAAACTTATGTTCtatcgagagaaaaaaattctagcTGTATAACTCTTTAAAAAAACTCATAAATGTGCATATATAATATAGGATATCTCGCTTAAAGCGAGgaattacatatatttcacTTAAGCAACAAAATACAATTCCAAGTGAACTATTATCTACGCATCCGCAAAGGATACGTTGTGAGATTTGCTAAACCAACCCAAAGATTTCATTCTAGTCGTAAATATTAACGCCAGTTTTACGGAGTTATTTTGACCCATTCGGAATTTCACGAGGAGAGCTACAAAAACCGTTTACATTTTTCGCCGACCACTCGTGCTGACTTTTACCCATATAAAGAAACGAGCATACATCCAAATTACTTCATAGATAATGTAAACATGATCAAAAGGTGCTTACAAAAATAagcataaaaaataaataaaaataatgcagtAAAGATAGTTCGAACCTCCGTAAACTCAGTGTTAAATATCGGTacagattttaaatacatttgtacACCAGACTCGTTTCTCGACATTTCGTTtagaattattatcaattatatcgTATGTTATTATCTCTGCCGTCGTTAAAATCAGTTCATAAACACTCACTACTGAAAACACATCTACGTTTGCCAAATTATAATTCAGCATTCTAATAATCGTACATTTATCTTCGTCATAATGGAATAAGTAAGTTAAGAAACTCTATTATccacgtatatatatataacgcGTATACTTGCACTCTTTCTACGCCTATGAAGTATACACATATATGCGAGAATGCGAACATTTAACAATGCATAAATGCACACGACTCTCAGTGATCGTTTTAACATTGAGTAGCGACGCGTCAAATGTAATTATGCAagcaaacaaaaaatcgaCAGGCACTGCATGCGTATTCATATCGCTTGtcgtgaaaattataatatgcaTAACCCCTGAATTCaacgttcgaataaatctttACATTGTTGTCTTAAACGCACTTACGATTTATGCAGTGTCCGTCCAATGGTGTATACGTTCGAAGAAGCATGttcttattttgtaataacgtATTTCAACGAGGATGCATCCGCGCAACTTGTACAAACGTAATACGATGCACACATGTATCGGCAACaagtaaaaagaatttcattacgGAGCGCAATACCCAGGTTACGCGTGAATACCgttttaaattgttcgtcgGTAGTCtgttgtttcgaaaataaaattttattttactagtGATAGATACAAGATGTTCACAAAAATACTAGTtggcgttttttttttttctttttttttaagtaagtAAGTAttagacaaaaatgaaagaggaaaaagtatGTAGTCTTCTAATGTCAGTATGATGGCgcatatcaattttttgtatttgcaATGTTTTTGGGAAAACGAAGGTgactcaattttttaaatggagtactgtatattttttttgtgtaataTGAAACTGCGTGCAAAGtcagaaatgaacaaaataattcgactatttcttttcaatgtGTTTAGAAGTATACTTTATTGGTAAGACTATTATTGATGTTCAATGTCACCTACTTGTGCATGAATGCACATTTCAGGTCTAtaaagtacatttttatataaaatatacgtacataacatatatgtatatacaaggtgtcccaaaaattttagagatccttgaaaggggtggttcagggggtgatttgaaacaacattttcgctaaggataaaattgcttcaaatcaccctccgaaccatccctttcaattaactccaacatttttgggacaccctgtacatacaCTATACCACCACTCATATTTTGGAATGTTACGAACTTTTTAATCAATATGAAATAGAAACAATCGCATGAGATGAAGAgcaattatattaacataaaacTCCATGTTTATCATACTCTTACAGCTTATATAATTGATCCTTTTTCATTCTTACTGAAAATtccgaaacgtttaaaaatatggatGGTGCTATAGGTATCCTTCACAGTGTATGTATAACAACCGTGCaagatttaatttaagaaattaaaggTCACCTTCGTTTCCCcaaaaattatgcaaatataaaaaattgctaTACGCCATTGCGTTGGTCGTAGAAAACTAGGAAACTTGTTCCATCATCGTTTATTTCTAACACTTACttatttacgagaaaaacgccGGTTAGTATTTTCGTAAACACCCTACATGTTGCGTGGGAAAATGAACGcttctttatttcttctctTTGCTGCTGAATAATGTCGTACCGATGAATATATCTTAATGCATTCATACTAAAAAATAACCATATACTAAAATAACCGACAATTCCAAACAATTGTCGatgaatatatacaattacatTCAAACTAATCGtgtaaattttaagaataaaattatttctctggAATCCAATATAAGGAGTAGTACAAATAATTGCGAATGGATTTTGTACGATCCAGAAGCTATCCAATTGCTTGATTCATCTTCGAATAGAAGTGGTACGAAAGATATACCACTATGATTGTATGGTGCTACTTGTTATATACCGCCgaatatgaaaatgattaaCTACATACGTTCGGAATCGACTATTATTTCTTGCGTAGTTAGTAGTAAACGATAGTAGATATAGCGCCGTTCACGaaataagaaacaatataTAGATGTTGTAGAATAATAGAGTATAACATTCCCAATATTTTCTGATTACCATTCTTTGTGATTACTAgattgcggatgtttatgcgtTTATAGAAAGTGGATATATAagagaaatatgtatatgagaatgtatacaaatatgaaatatcatGAATAACAtacatgttttaattttaataaatgaagtgATTTAACCAGTGAAATAATCTAAACAGATTAAtcaatataataaacaaagaaagtgatttaatttaaataattatcgtttagaagataagacatattttcattcgagtttcaattctttttatgtatctgtgaaagtattaatttgcataaacatctgcagaCTAGATAATGTATTCTAgcaaaattatgttttacttttttaacgtttactgtttttattatcaacaaaaacgattcttgtaaaattttaGATGCCAAGTAGATCAGtgcatgaaaattaaattaagattcTCAGTTTCATATATATCGTTTCACGTTCATTTAGATATAGATGTATTGATTTTCATATGTACTGGATTTAAAGCACTGATTCATTGTATCACCTATTTTTCGATTACATAAATCTACAGAGCTAATATTATAACAGATGAACACGAGCATGTATATCTATTGAAAGTATTGTGATCTaattaatcataaaaattgtaccgAGTATATATCAAATGTTTTGtccaaattctttattctgtaaatgttataaaataccTCTAATCGACTGATGAGAAATAGTCAAAACATCGATATGCGCCTAAAGTTAGAGAAATCATTTAAAAGCGTtgagaaagaaacatttaattaagacGGTATAACGTATAGACGATGGAAATCGTAACGTTCATGGTATTGCTGGAATAGTAATTctttgtaaaaacaaaatgtcaTAAATTGAGTTAATTCACagttcttaattttttaaattattttcaaattatttcgattcttaaattgtaaattattttttttaatacaaactGAAAATTAAGTGAAATAATCGACTTGAAATATCTTATGTGAAAGTTACTGTTACTCGTATATACAAATgccaatttaaaaatttgttttcttcacCACTGCACGTAATAAAAAAGCAAATTGCGCTACAAACTagctaattaaaaataacaaatcatAGAACTATTATTATACTTTAGATTTTTTCGAGctggaattttcaaaagttgtctacaaacaaatttaatttctcactTTTAACTGTTGATTTTACAAAGAATCGCCTCGATTGTACCACGAATCTCATCCTAAATACGTTTATAATGAATagcattttaaaaatgcattgATTTGCCAtcactatttttcttttgtaccaACGATTACGTTGAATGTTTCGAATTATTTGCATAATAATgcgtatataaattaatactacctgtaactttgtataaatataatgtagGCACTTGACTTCTCGAAACAGAATTTCTAAAACTGATCATCGCATAATCAATTCAGACAGTCGAATAGCGAAGAAAACAAAGACTGGAATTCAAACATAGTGGAACTCTTTCATAATTTCGGTGCTCCAGATAATTGGCAATTAAAACCAGCCCCGTGGACCATTATTGAAAAGCATCAATAATCTGATTACAAGGTTATAAAACGATCTCCGTTAATTTCAATTGTTCTTACTTGAAACTTGTTTAATGACTGTCTGGGTATATTTGTGACTGTTTAAACGAGATTGTCGAGAGCTACTACACTTGAAACTCTGAGGACCATAAACTCACAATATagtttctcgtttccttcgagGAAATCTTGATCGAGGTGTTTCAAACATTGAAACTACGACAGTACACTTCGTTCACGGTACTCGTGTATCATATTAACATTACTtcgttgtaaaataataaaaagaaaaaaaaaatgaaatcgatgttGTGTCCGAATAAATGTCCATTACATCGTCTGCACGACGAAacataagaaattatttaatcatcaGTTAAGAGACTTTCGATTAGGTTGATCAAAACAGTAGCGTCAATGTAGCGTGTTAACTTATTATAGATGAGTAGATAAATGTCACGAGCCTCGTAACATATGATATAATCTAAAACAATGTGACAATTTTTTAGTtagaatttcatatatatcgtaaatatgattattttgtactaaacgTATGTCGCGTTGATGTATTTTTCGCAAGCGTCGTTGCCAACAATACCATCTTAGACGTTatttagcaaaaaaaaaaaaaagaaaggaaacggCGTTTCATTTTGTGGATGTATTTTATCGTGGATTATGTAAACGTAGATTTTATAATGTTgtaataaaaagatttctttttatatagcTGGATTTACtcttacaatatataattacagGTAATATAATTCCTTgcagtttattaatttttttaatgtctagAAACTTTTTAGACAGTATCGATAGACACATAGTAGTAGAAATAGTGTTATGGACTGTGTAGCTGACAAATATGAATTATCTAAATTGATTGTataaatgcatttaaattttcattagctTTTTATGAAACTTCTTCCAGATAAAatctttattgttttttatgaaacaatatattttgtcTTCGTATCAGTTAGGAGTCAccatttttgttacattttaccCACAAGGTGAGTAGTCTAACTGTTATTAACactaataaattcaaaatccaTTTTAACACATGTTCAAATAATCCGCCAATACCAAACAAGTAGTTTACAGATGACACACATATCAAAATATTGCCACACTGCCAGTTGAGAAGGAACTTGGTTCACAGTTTTTAAAGTTTATAATTAGTTTTGTAGCATTGTGTAGTGAATTCGACATTCTAGATGCATAATgttgttaaaagaaaaagtaaaccatttatataattaactgGTAGACAAAGTTTTCATGTATTAGAGGTTAGTATTGTgtgcatttacatttaaacgcGTACTGTAAACATTTAAGCATCAAACATTAGGTAAACTACTTTCCACTTACTATtcacgaaaatataaaaaatcactattattatattattatattattattgtattataatattttccttgaATTTCGTTCATGACATTCATATCCAATTGTGAGATATtaatatcgatacatttttacattgtttttgtAGATATGGATCCAGAGTTTCTCTCTAGACTGATTCCACAAAACAAAGATCACGTTCGTCCAGCGTGTAAAAAATGTGGATATGCTGGGCACCTAACGTACCAATGTCGTAATTTCATCAAAGTCGATCCAAACAAAGAGATTGTTTTAGATGTTAGTAGTACAAGTTCAGACAGTGATGAAAATTATGTGACTCCACTGACTGAATTACGtgaaaaggaattaaaaaagaagcaaaaggaggctaaaaagaaacacaaaaGCAAAAAGAGCAAAAAGAAATCTAAGAAGCGTGAAAAATCAGATACAAGCGACAGTGATTCTGAAACAGAAGTTTCCAGCGAAGAAGACAAGAAGCACAAacataagaagaagaagagaaagtcGAAACACAAGAAACATAAAAagcataagaaaaatgatacatCAGAAAGCGATTATGatgataagaaaaaataaaattgtaaatactgACTACTTGTGACTCATAtgatgtatataaataaatttatattatttgtaaaagtttattcagttacagtttatttaattttttcgtttcttaaattctgttttgtgtctgttttctttcctttcatttttcttagggtttcctttttaattttaggacaattaaatatttcacaactTCAGAAAGCTACGAAATGTTGTTTGTTTTaagcaatgaaattaattaagttatcaattattatttataatcatttctgcatttaaattGGAGCATGCGTATCGATAACTGAAGTAAATTTTTTCCTGCGCAGACGCCATATTCAGTCATAATAAAGGAACTGAAAGGAACTGCCAAAGTATTTATAGGTTAGAATAGGACTAATCAGTAAACATACCATGACACGACACGCGAGGAATTGCACGGCTGGTGCTGTTTATACGTATcacgaaaaaaagaaggatGCAGCAGCCTCAGGCTACGGAACAAATACACAAAGAGTGGGAAAGGATTCTGTCAAAAATTTTGACTGCTGTTGTCTCACATTACAACCTTGCAGAAATCCTGTCATAacgtttgtatattttgttgtacaTTTCATTTGCTGTTCTTGTTTCACATCGCCAGTTACATATGTTTAGGAAGGATGgctatttatttgataaagaagcaattttggaatattttttaaccaagAAGAGAGAGTATGCAAGAAAGTTAAAGGAATATGAGAAGCAAAAACAACAACAAGAAGTAAGTAATAAATCCTCTTATAACGCGGTTTCctaatcatttataataagCTCTATAATGCTTTCAGGAACAACTACATGAAAAAACAGCTAACGAAGAATTGCAGAAGttacaaaagtttttaaaaggagagaaaaatattgtttcaagaAGTCAAACTGCAGGCGAATCAGGTTCTTCAGTTTCTAATATGTGCAATGGCAAGGATAAAATATTGCCCAGTTTTTGGATCCCTTCTAAAACACCAGAAGCGAAAGAAGTAATATTGCAAAAACCTGATAAAACAATCTACTGTCCTATTAGTGGAAGgccattaaaaataaaagatctcATTCCTGTGAAATTCACAGAAGTAAAAGATCCAGATGACAAAAAGTCTCTTATAGTTAAACAAGCACGATATATGTGCCCTATTACACATGACATCTTAAGTAATAGTGTACCATGTGCGGTTATAAGGACAACGTACGGTTATTTCTATACTAATATGTCCTATGGTTATTTACTCACTGCAAGTAATTGttactttgttttcttctagCGGCG
It contains:
- the LOC128874249 gene encoding protein SREK1IP1-like, which codes for MDPEFLSRLIPQNKDHVRPACKKCGYAGHLTYQCRNFIKVDPNKEIVLDVSSTSSDSDENYVTPLTELREKELKKKQKEAKKKHKSKKSKKKSKKREKSDTSDSDSETEVSSEEDKKHKHKKKKRKSKHKKHKKHKKNDTSESDYDDKKK
- the LOC128874248 gene encoding nitric oxide synthase-interacting protein homolog — translated: MTRHARNCTAGAVYTYHEKKKDAAASGYGTNTQRVGKDSVKNFDCCCLTLQPCRNPVITKDGYLFDKEAILEYFLTKKREYARKLKEYEKQKQQQEEQLHEKTANEELQKLQKFLKGEKNIVSRSQTAGESGSSVSNMCNGKDKILPSFWIPSKTPEAKEVILQKPDKTIYCPISGRPLKIKDLIPVKFTEVKDPDDKKSLIVKQARYMCPITHDILSNSVPCAVIRTTGDVITMECVEKIIKKDWINPLDSTKLTEADIIPLQRGGTGYAAVNNSLEGKHERPVLQA